A region from the Stygiolobus caldivivus genome encodes:
- a CDS encoding sugar phosphate nucleotidyltransferase yields MEAIILAGGKGEGLSPYSDKEQKETISLLGRMLISYSIQGLRKAGIKDFIVVTTEKGRKRLEEDLELKDISIDIVVQKREGINGAVKDGIEKASEDTLVVAFGDILAPEEFYISLVNAYLTSGAEVVVPLIPISEGLQTYGLVKLTDRGIIITNEGSTLALGGAYVIRNEEIDDFLTYLQSKGDKLKYFIWSEEWLDIGYPEDIINGIEMMLKREKTVISDTSEIAKTAIIGKKVIVDDNAIIDDYAVIKGPAYIGKNAYIGTYSLIRDYSSIENNAIIGAYCEIARSSVQPYAEVGSKSYLTSTIVGRKAKLGASVITSSYPASVIRGRISKLGALISPEVQVPHGEVLKPGSKL; encoded by the coding sequence ATGGAGGCTATTATCCTTGCGGGAGGTAAGGGAGAGGGGTTAAGTCCCTACTCGGACAAGGAACAAAAGGAGACGATAAGTCTCTTGGGTAGGATGCTTATTTCATATTCAATACAAGGTCTAAGGAAAGCCGGGATAAAGGACTTCATAGTCGTGACTACTGAAAAAGGTAGGAAACGGTTAGAAGAAGACCTAGAGTTAAAAGATATAAGTATAGATATAGTCGTCCAAAAGAGGGAAGGGATTAACGGAGCAGTAAAGGACGGGATCGAAAAAGCAAGTGAGGACACATTAGTGGTGGCTTTTGGAGATATCTTAGCACCGGAGGAGTTCTACATCAGCCTAGTTAACGCTTACCTCACTTCAGGAGCAGAAGTCGTAGTACCCCTGATCCCTATAAGCGAGGGGCTACAAACTTACGGACTCGTTAAACTTACAGATAGGGGGATTATAATAACTAACGAAGGGTCGACTCTAGCTTTAGGCGGTGCGTATGTGATCAGAAACGAGGAAATTGACGACTTCTTAACATATCTACAGTCTAAAGGAGATAAGCTAAAATACTTTATTTGGAGCGAAGAATGGCTAGATATAGGATACCCAGAAGATATTATAAACGGAATAGAGATGATGCTTAAGAGGGAAAAAACCGTGATTTCAGATACTAGCGAAATAGCTAAGACAGCGATAATCGGGAAGAAAGTTATAGTAGATGATAACGCTATAATAGACGACTATGCTGTAATTAAGGGACCTGCGTATATAGGTAAGAACGCTTACATAGGGACATATTCCTTAATTAGGGACTACTCCTCCATAGAGAATAACGCTATAATAGGGGCTTATTGTGAAATAGCCAGGAGTTCTGTTCAACCTTATGCAGAGGTAGGGTCCAAAAGTTATCTTACTTCTACCATTGTAGGGAGGAAAGCAAAGTTAGGAGCTAGTGTTATTACATCGAGCTATCCCGCTAGTGTGATAAGGGGTAGAATCAGTAAACTAGGAGCTCTAATATCTCCTGAAGTACAAGTACCCCACGGGGAAGTCCTTAAACCGGGGAGTAAACTCTAG
- a CDS encoding MBL fold metallo-hydrolase — protein sequence MKVHEPYILYESNDHKFIWLGLDESEAEKGILTNQYLVMHGDEGVLIDPGGYFVFERVFENATRFVKPENVKAILYSHQDPDVIGGLTLWLDMVPNAKIYVSYLWERFIPHLGVDLRDRIIDLPDEGMDINFGKFMIKAIPAHFMHSPGNFHYYDPIAKIYFSGDMGAAVFKDKWYLIVDNFEEHVKIMEWFHRRYIASRKAIELWSKKIEGLEINIVAPQHGSIFIGDNAKKFLNWLKNLDKVGLDILS from the coding sequence ATGAAAGTTCATGAGCCTTACATACTATATGAGTCAAATGATCACAAATTTATTTGGCTGGGGCTGGACGAAAGCGAAGCTGAAAAAGGTATATTGACTAACCAGTACCTCGTCATGCACGGCGATGAGGGAGTACTGATCGATCCTGGCGGTTATTTCGTCTTCGAAAGGGTCTTCGAAAACGCTACTAGGTTCGTTAAACCAGAAAACGTTAAGGCGATATTGTATAGCCACCAAGACCCAGACGTTATAGGCGGACTAACATTATGGCTCGATATGGTGCCCAATGCTAAAATATATGTGTCATATTTATGGGAAAGGTTCATCCCCCATTTGGGAGTTGACCTACGGGATAGGATTATAGACCTACCTGATGAAGGTATGGACATTAACTTCGGTAAGTTTATGATCAAAGCTATACCAGCTCACTTTATGCACTCTCCGGGTAACTTCCACTATTACGACCCGATAGCAAAAATTTACTTCTCTGGCGACATGGGTGCGGCTGTCTTTAAAGATAAGTGGTATTTAATAGTAGATAATTTTGAAGAGCATGTTAAAATTATGGAGTGGTTTCATAGGAGGTATATAGCTTCAAGGAAAGCTATAGAACTTTGGTCTAAGAAAATAGAAGGTTTGGAAATTAATATTGTTGCTCCCCAACACGGCTCAATATTTATAGGAGATAACGCTAAAAAATTCCTTAATTGGCTTAAAAACCTCGATAAAGTAGGGCTTGATATACTGTCCTAG
- a CDS encoding cob(I)yrinic acid a,c-diamide adenosyltransferase: MWYTGTGDSGKTRVPSVGEVWKDEDVVNALGDLDELNSSLGVVSSLFPEIRQDIEKIQNDIFSISSEIAGFDLHFDGNKVREIEDLIRKYSEPLEPLKNFVLPGGHIASSFLHLSRAICRRAERSVVRISKTHPKVKHEHVIYLNRLSSLLFVMALYINKRTSNPNVIWKPK; the protein is encoded by the coding sequence ATGTGGTATACTGGTACAGGCGATAGCGGTAAGACAAGAGTACCGTCTGTGGGAGAAGTGTGGAAAGACGAGGACGTGGTGAACGCATTAGGAGATTTAGATGAGTTAAATTCTTCCTTAGGTGTAGTATCTTCTCTTTTTCCTGAAATAAGACAAGACATTGAGAAAATACAAAACGATATCTTTTCAATTTCATCAGAAATAGCAGGCTTCGATCTACATTTTGATGGGAACAAGGTAAGAGAAATTGAAGACCTCATAAGAAAATATTCTGAACCCCTTGAGCCCCTGAAAAATTTTGTATTACCCGGAGGGCATATAGCCTCGTCATTTCTTCACTTATCTAGAGCTATATGCAGGAGGGCGGAAAGAAGCGTGGTAAGGATATCGAAGACCCATCCAAAAGTTAAACACGAGCACGTCATTTATCTTAATAGGCTTTCCTCTCTCCTCTTCGTCATGGCACTCTATATAAACAAGAGGACGTCTAACCCTAACGTGATCTGGAAGCCTAAGTGA
- the asd gene encoding aspartate-semialdehyde dehydrogenase produces MRRTLKAAILGATGLVGIEYVRMLANHPYIKPAYLAGKGSVGKPYEEVTRWQTVGQVPKEVADMEVKPTDPKLMEQEGVDIIFSPLPAGAAGPVEEQFAKLGYPVISNSPDHRFDPDVPLLVPELNPHTISLIDEQKKRRDWKGFIVTTPLCTAQGALFPLAPIFMNFKMDGAFITTMQSVSGEGYPGVASLDVIDNIKVLGDAYDAKTIKEVFRVLSEVKRNVNEPKLEEVTLSATTHRIATIVGHYEVLYVTFKEETPAEKVKETLANFTGLPQELKLPTAPSKPILVAEKDNRPTVYFDRWAGDVPGMSVVVGRISQVNKRTVRLASLVHNTVRGAAGGGILAAELLVEKGYIEK; encoded by the coding sequence ATGAGAAGAACTCTTAAAGCCGCAATTCTCGGTGCAACGGGACTAGTAGGAATAGAATACGTTAGAATGTTAGCTAACCACCCTTACATAAAACCAGCATATTTAGCCGGTAAAGGTTCCGTAGGAAAACCTTATGAAGAAGTGACGAGGTGGCAGACAGTAGGTCAAGTACCGAAAGAAGTAGCTGATATGGAAGTAAAACCTACAGACCCGAAACTAATGGAACAAGAAGGTGTAGATATAATCTTCTCCCCATTACCAGCAGGTGCAGCAGGGCCGGTTGAGGAACAGTTTGCAAAGTTAGGTTATCCGGTCATAAGTAACTCTCCCGACCACAGGTTTGATCCAGACGTCCCACTATTAGTGCCCGAACTGAATCCACATACTATATCGCTAATAGACGAGCAGAAGAAAAGAAGAGACTGGAAGGGTTTCATAGTTACCACACCTCTATGCACTGCCCAAGGAGCGTTATTCCCGTTAGCCCCTATCTTTATGAACTTCAAGATGGACGGGGCATTCATAACCACAATGCAGTCTGTCTCAGGTGAAGGGTATCCAGGTGTAGCATCACTCGACGTAATTGACAATATAAAGGTTCTGGGAGACGCATACGATGCCAAGACTATAAAAGAAGTGTTCAGAGTACTGAGCGAAGTAAAGAGGAATGTAAACGAGCCTAAACTAGAAGAAGTTACGCTATCAGCTACTACCCATAGAATAGCTACTATAGTGGGCCACTATGAAGTACTATACGTAACGTTCAAGGAGGAGACTCCTGCAGAGAAGGTTAAGGAGACATTAGCGAACTTTACAGGATTACCTCAGGAACTGAAACTACCTACAGCACCTTCAAAACCGATACTGGTAGCTGAGAAGGACAACAGGCCTACAGTGTACTTTGATAGATGGGCCGGTGATGTGCCGGGTATGAGCGTAGTAGTAGGTAGAATATCACAAGTAAATAAGAGGACAGTGAGACTTGCATCCTTAGTACATAACACCGTAAGAGGAGCTGCTGGTGGTGGAATACTAGCAGCTGAACTATTGGTAGAGAAAGGATATATTGAGAAGTAA
- a CDS encoding 2-hydroxyacid dehydrogenase, translated as MKVLITFRFFDEWVNRIRENGIEIIQWKEEKAPPKKWIMDNVTDVDGILCTLNTRIDKDIISIAKKLKVISTYSVGFDHIDVKEAKSKGIKIGYTPEVLTETTADLIFGLILAVARRIVEGDKLIREGKWMIPWQPDFLLGYDVYGKTLGIIGMGRIGKAVYRRAKGFNMHVIYYSRSKKYDIEAEYVSLDELLQRSDFVVVTVDLNESTYHMINEKALKMMKRNAFLINASRGRTVDEKALVKALEEKWIAGAALDVFEEEPINKDHPLLKFNNVVVTPHIGSATFETRHKMAEIAVENLKRGLRGEKLVYEL; from the coding sequence ATGAAAGTCCTAATAACTTTCCGCTTTTTTGATGAATGGGTAAACAGAATAAGGGAAAACGGGATAGAAATTATACAGTGGAAAGAAGAGAAAGCACCTCCTAAAAAATGGATCATGGACAATGTGACCGACGTTGACGGGATCTTATGCACATTAAATACTAGAATAGATAAGGATATAATTTCTATTGCTAAAAAGCTAAAAGTGATAAGCACCTATAGCGTAGGTTTTGACCATATAGACGTTAAAGAGGCTAAGAGCAAAGGAATAAAGATTGGATATACTCCTGAAGTACTAACAGAGACTACTGCAGACTTAATATTTGGGCTAATTTTAGCTGTAGCGAGGAGAATAGTAGAGGGAGATAAGCTCATAAGGGAAGGTAAATGGATGATCCCGTGGCAACCAGACTTTTTGTTAGGTTATGACGTTTATGGAAAAACCTTAGGGATTATAGGGATGGGAAGGATAGGTAAAGCAGTTTATAGGAGGGCTAAGGGGTTTAACATGCATGTTATATATTATTCCAGAAGCAAGAAGTATGATATAGAGGCTGAATACGTATCTCTTGACGAGCTGTTACAAAGGTCAGACTTCGTAGTGGTTACGGTCGACTTAAACGAGTCGACTTATCATATGATTAATGAAAAGGCGTTGAAAATGATGAAAAGAAACGCATTCTTGATAAACGCTTCCAGAGGGAGAACAGTTGACGAGAAAGCTTTAGTGAAAGCATTAGAAGAAAAATGGATAGCAGGAGCTGCATTAGATGTCTTTGAAGAAGAGCCAATCAATAAGGACCACCCTCTTTTAAAGTTTAATAACGTAGTTGTAACTCCTCATATAGGTAGTGCTACCTTCGAGACTAGGCATAAGATGGCCGAAATCGCAGTAGAGAACTTAAAAAGGGGTCTAAGAGGAGAAAAATTAGTCTATGAATTGTAA
- a CDS encoding class I SAM-dependent methyltransferase: MDEYWLKIFESDLYINEMLKLWEEGNKWAKWIDEMSRKFNIKGKKVLDVPCGIGRVSYFLSELGYEVTGVDISEKMVKKSKENVPKGNFLKGDMRKLTQLLNGGSYDIIINIFNSLGYYEEEDDLKILREFRGVIKNDGILIVNLDNRDFLIYDRPEIIHSYVPPFLVIDKNSFDPFTSRLQVTRSYIKDGKEVEKITFSQRYYSLHEIVQLMRKAGFEVLDVYSGYSLKKFEISDPQMTIIAKPT, translated from the coding sequence ATGGACGAATATTGGCTGAAGATCTTTGAATCAGACCTTTATATAAATGAGATGTTGAAGTTATGGGAAGAGGGTAATAAATGGGCAAAATGGATAGACGAAATGTCTAGAAAATTTAACATTAAAGGGAAAAAGGTTCTTGATGTACCTTGTGGAATAGGTAGAGTAAGCTACTTCTTGTCAGAACTCGGTTATGAGGTCACTGGAGTAGACATCTCAGAAAAAATGGTAAAGAAATCCAAAGAAAATGTGCCCAAAGGGAATTTCCTTAAAGGGGATATGAGAAAATTAACCCAACTACTTAATGGAGGATCTTATGATATTATTATAAACATATTTAACAGCTTGGGGTATTACGAAGAAGAAGATGATTTAAAAATTTTGAGGGAGTTCAGGGGAGTGATAAAGAATGACGGGATTCTAATAGTAAACCTCGATAACAGAGATTTTCTAATTTACGACAGACCAGAGATAATACATTCCTACGTACCCCCTTTTCTGGTCATAGATAAGAACAGTTTCGACCCTTTTACTTCAAGGCTTCAGGTGACACGTTCATACATAAAGGACGGAAAGGAAGTAGAAAAAATAACGTTTTCTCAGAGGTATTATAGTCTCCATGAAATTGTACAATTAATGAGAAAAGCAGGGTTTGAGGTACTAGATGTGTATAGCGGCTATTCATTGAAAAAATTCGAAATAAGCGACCCGCAGATGACTATTATCGCAAAACCTACGTGA
- a CDS encoding ornithine cyclodeaminase family protein — MIVLTSEQLEQVLTPDIAINAVRQAFSLYSSGKITQPQRQVLTIKGNWWGIMPSFWERSVVIKIVNVIPDNKRRGIAAVQGSVLLFSPETGEPLALLDGTTLTAIRTSAASVLSAELAFDSRNIGNLGVIGAGTEARYHIKLATSYLKYSKVMVTARSSHTQLAKEFGAEAVDLETLLKSSDVIFATTSSSSPVVLGKFLKDDFHVSSIGAHTPESREIDDETIKKTKTFFVDSLEAVGKEAGDYIQPTKAGILKQALEIGEIINKGVKVQRPSVFKTVGIAAQDNITALVAYEEAVKKGIGVKIT, encoded by the coding sequence ATGATTGTTCTTACTTCTGAACAACTTGAACAAGTCCTGACGCCAGATATCGCCATTAATGCAGTTAGACAAGCTTTTTCTCTATACTCATCAGGTAAAATAACACAGCCCCAACGGCAAGTGTTGACAATAAAGGGAAATTGGTGGGGAATTATGCCCTCCTTTTGGGAAAGGTCTGTGGTAATCAAGATAGTGAATGTAATTCCCGATAATAAGAGAAGGGGTATAGCAGCTGTCCAGGGCTCTGTCCTGCTATTCTCACCTGAGACGGGAGAACCCTTAGCCCTCTTAGACGGGACAACCCTTACTGCGATAAGGACTTCAGCAGCGAGCGTCCTTTCAGCAGAGTTAGCCTTTGACAGCAGGAATATAGGAAACCTAGGAGTCATAGGGGCGGGGACGGAGGCGAGGTATCATATAAAGCTTGCTACAAGCTATTTGAAATATTCGAAGGTAATGGTGACCGCGAGGAGCTCTCATACTCAACTAGCGAAAGAATTTGGAGCGGAGGCTGTAGATTTAGAGACGTTGCTTAAAAGTTCTGATGTCATTTTTGCCACAACATCTTCTTCCAGCCCAGTAGTACTCGGGAAATTTCTAAAGGACGACTTTCATGTTTCGAGTATTGGGGCTCATACACCTGAATCCAGAGAAATAGATGATGAAACTATAAAGAAAACTAAGACCTTTTTTGTAGACTCATTAGAAGCTGTAGGTAAAGAGGCTGGGGACTATATCCAACCAACCAAGGCCGGTATCTTAAAGCAAGCCCTAGAAATAGGGGAAATTATTAACAAAGGGGTTAAGGTACAGAGGCCGTCTGTGTTCAAGACCGTAGGTATTGCCGCTCAGGACAACATAACAGCCCTAGTCGCTTATGAAGAGGCAGTAAAGAAAGGTATTGGGGTAAAGATCACTTAG
- the mvk gene encoding mevalonate kinase, whose product MIVEANVPLKLTLFGEHAVVYGKPAIAYTISENLKVRVRESEKFYVASDNLQLKGIRVDLHEFKIENENVKKVISYVTEVINYFSEKYGFNNERKALIEIESNVDPSVGLGTSAAVVVGTVIAYSKFLGLDLQKQDIAKISHEIELRVQGIASIMDTHTETYGGFLLIRENKVENLNIPVPLTFSAGYFRRIMTTAEMLRNVKNLKDRDPSLFNSLIDSIERVTLEAKEALISGDIDRLGELMYVNHGLLFSLGVTVPILDQFVSMSRASGVKGCKVSGGGGGGAVICTKDQRAELLMNALGGRIVNANPTFQGVTVKLI is encoded by the coding sequence ATGATCGTCGAAGCTAATGTACCCCTTAAACTCACGCTATTCGGAGAACATGCAGTAGTGTATGGTAAACCAGCTATTGCGTATACTATATCGGAAAACCTTAAAGTAAGAGTGAGGGAGAGCGAGAAGTTCTATGTAGCTTCTGACAATTTACAGCTAAAGGGGATAAGGGTAGACCTACACGAGTTCAAGATAGAAAACGAGAACGTAAAAAAGGTAATCTCATACGTTACAGAGGTCATTAATTACTTTTCAGAAAAATACGGGTTTAATAACGAAAGGAAAGCACTAATTGAGATAGAGTCTAACGTAGACCCTTCTGTCGGTTTAGGTACGAGTGCCGCAGTAGTAGTAGGGACAGTTATAGCGTATTCCAAGTTTTTGGGTTTAGACCTACAAAAACAAGATATAGCAAAGATCTCCCACGAAATAGAACTTAGAGTCCAGGGTATTGCGAGCATTATGGACACGCATACTGAAACATATGGCGGTTTTCTACTCATAAGGGAAAATAAAGTTGAAAACTTGAATATACCGGTACCCCTGACATTCTCGGCAGGGTATTTCAGGAGGATAATGACCACTGCAGAGATGCTACGTAACGTTAAAAACCTCAAAGATAGGGATCCTTCCCTATTCAATTCCCTTATCGACAGTATTGAAAGGGTTACGCTAGAGGCAAAAGAAGCGTTAATTTCAGGCGATATAGACCGTTTAGGCGAATTAATGTATGTGAACCACGGGCTACTCTTTTCACTGGGCGTTACGGTCCCTATACTGGATCAGTTTGTTTCCATGTCAAGGGCTTCTGGAGTTAAAGGTTGTAAAGTGAGCGGAGGAGGAGGTGGGGGAGCTGTAATATGTACTAAAGACCAGAGGGCAGAACTATTAATGAACGCTCTAGGAGGCAGGATCGTAAACGCTAACCCGACTTTTCAAGGCGTTACGGTAAAATTAATTTAG
- the ilvD gene encoding dihydroxy-acid dehydratase produces the protein MSDYTPKKRSNTIYGGYEKAPNRAFLKAMGLTDNDISKPIVGVAVAWNEAGPCNIHLLGLSNIVKEGVRSAGGTPRVFTAPVVIDGIAMGSEGMKYSLVSREIVANTVELVVNAHGYDAFVALAGCDKTPPGMMMAMARLNIPSIIMYGGSTLPGDYKGKPITIQDVYEAVGAYSKGKITAEDLRLMEDNAIPGPGTCGGLYTANTMGLITEALGLALPGSSSPPAVDAMRTRYAFETGKALMHLVEIGLRPRDILTFEAFENAITVLMASGGSTNAVLHLLAIAHEAGVKLTLEDFDRISMRTPEIVNMKPGGEYVMADLHRVGGAPLLMKKLLEAGLLHGDVMTVTGKTVKQNLAEYKIPPIPHEHIVRDVKNPFAPTGGIRILKGNLAEEGAVMKVSASKIKYHKGPAKVFNSEEEAFKAVLEGKIQENDVVVIRYEGPKGGPGMREMLAVTSAIVGQGLGEKVALITDGRFSGATRGIMVGHVAPEAAVGGTIALLKDGDIIVIDADKGKLEVELTAEELKKRKDEWSPPPPRYKSGLLAQYSKLVSSSSRGAVLLT, from the coding sequence ATGTCAGACTACACGCCTAAAAAAAGGTCGAACACAATATACGGAGGTTACGAAAAAGCGCCTAATAGGGCATTCCTTAAGGCAATGGGATTAACCGACAATGATATATCAAAACCTATAGTAGGAGTTGCAGTCGCATGGAATGAAGCAGGGCCTTGTAATATTCATCTTTTAGGACTTTCAAATATAGTCAAAGAAGGAGTAAGAAGTGCAGGGGGCACACCTAGAGTCTTTACGGCACCAGTTGTAATTGACGGAATTGCTATGGGAAGTGAAGGTATGAAATATTCACTTGTAAGCCGAGAAATAGTAGCAAATACAGTAGAACTAGTCGTAAACGCTCACGGTTATGACGCTTTTGTAGCCTTAGCTGGATGCGATAAAACGCCCCCTGGCATGATGATGGCGATGGCAAGGCTAAATATACCTTCAATTATTATGTATGGAGGATCCACACTACCAGGTGATTATAAAGGGAAACCCATAACCATCCAAGACGTATATGAAGCTGTAGGAGCGTATTCTAAAGGAAAGATAACAGCCGAAGACTTGAGGTTAATGGAAGATAACGCTATACCGGGCCCGGGCACTTGTGGGGGGCTGTATACAGCTAATACTATGGGGCTAATAACTGAAGCATTGGGCCTAGCATTACCAGGGAGTTCATCTCCTCCTGCAGTAGACGCAATGAGGACGAGGTACGCGTTTGAGACGGGTAAAGCGTTAATGCACCTAGTAGAAATAGGACTTAGGCCCAGAGATATCTTGACCTTTGAGGCGTTTGAAAACGCTATAACTGTACTGATGGCATCTGGTGGGTCTACAAATGCAGTACTCCACCTACTAGCAATAGCACATGAAGCCGGAGTGAAACTAACTCTAGAAGATTTTGACAGAATAAGTATGAGGACCCCTGAGATCGTAAATATGAAACCTGGAGGGGAGTATGTCATGGCTGACCTCCATAGAGTAGGCGGGGCACCCCTACTAATGAAGAAACTACTAGAAGCTGGCCTACTTCACGGTGATGTTATGACCGTTACTGGTAAGACGGTAAAACAGAACTTGGCAGAATATAAAATTCCCCCTATACCCCATGAACATATAGTAAGAGATGTTAAGAACCCATTTGCTCCTACAGGTGGGATAAGGATATTAAAAGGGAACCTTGCTGAAGAAGGCGCTGTTATGAAAGTCTCTGCAAGCAAAATAAAGTACCATAAGGGCCCTGCAAAAGTATTCAACTCTGAGGAGGAAGCGTTTAAGGCTGTACTAGAAGGTAAAATTCAAGAAAATGATGTAGTAGTCATAAGGTATGAAGGACCTAAAGGAGGCCCCGGCATGAGGGAGATGTTAGCGGTAACTAGCGCTATAGTAGGACAAGGGCTTGGTGAAAAAGTCGCCCTGATCACGGACGGGAGGTTTTCAGGTGCAACAAGGGGAATTATGGTGGGGCATGTAGCACCAGAAGCTGCTGTAGGTGGGACTATTGCATTACTTAAAGATGGAGACATAATTGTTATAGATGCCGACAAGGGAAAACTTGAAGTAGAACTTACAGCAGAAGAATTAAAGAAAAGAAAAGATGAATGGAGCCCTCCACCACCTAGGTATAAGTCTGGGTTGCTAGCCCAATATTCAAAACTGGTCTCCTCGTCATCGAGAGGGGCTGTCCTTTTGACATAA
- a CDS encoding DMT family transporter, producing the protein MKRVVPILTVILVWSSAYPLIKIALEYVSPIVLAIIRLLVGGIILAIYGKGIIYGKKELIGGLINVGAFMLFLNFGVMYSENPALSATLIYTQPIFLILLSAIFLRRRASVLQILGTIIAISGAIYSAGITGFGLGSIISIIGGLVWAIGTLYYQVFLYSRDIVKLNSFMALISSIFLLPFTPFNYYFKLSLIGISVAVLIGVTAQAVGFIAWFSSIKTLGPFLSSSLSLLVPALSYVFSYVILGIVPTIQQLLGSAIVLAGIFLTIMAGKVRKPTG; encoded by the coding sequence GTGAAAAGAGTAGTACCAATTTTGACAGTAATTTTGGTATGGAGCTCTGCTTATCCTTTGATAAAAATAGCCTTAGAATATGTTTCCCCGATAGTCCTAGCTATAATAAGGCTACTAGTAGGAGGAATTATCCTTGCAATTTACGGCAAAGGGATAATTTATGGTAAAAAGGAACTGATAGGGGGGCTAATTAATGTAGGTGCTTTCATGTTATTTCTAAATTTTGGTGTCATGTATTCTGAAAATCCGGCCTTATCTGCCACTTTAATCTACACACAGCCTATATTTCTCATACTGTTAAGTGCTATATTTTTGAGAAGGAGAGCGTCAGTACTCCAGATCCTCGGAACAATTATAGCTATAAGCGGTGCTATTTATTCAGCTGGGATAACCGGGTTCGGGCTAGGTAGTATAATATCGATAATTGGAGGGCTAGTCTGGGCAATAGGTACTTTATACTACCAAGTGTTTTTATACAGTAGAGACATTGTCAAGTTAAACTCTTTTATGGCCCTAATATCATCAATTTTCCTATTGCCCTTTACCCCCTTTAATTACTACTTCAAATTAAGTTTAATCGGGATCTCTGTAGCCGTACTGATAGGAGTTACGGCACAAGCAGTAGGTTTTATAGCGTGGTTTAGTTCTATTAAGACGTTAGGACCTTTTTTATCTAGTTCACTTTCTCTACTTGTACCCGCGCTCTCTTACGTGTTTTCTTACGTGATCTTAGGTATTGTGCCAACTATACAGCAGTTACTAGGCTCAGCGATAGTCTTAGCCGGTATATTTTTGACAATCATGGCAGGAAAAGTAAGGAAACCAACTGGTTGA